A stretch of Corallococcus macrosporus DNA encodes these proteins:
- a CDS encoding Mpo1-like protein, translating into MSFADKLRVWMPLHENGVSRAVHFVGAYLFTFALLVPLCWVRVPGTPLTAAHLLVAAVALYAVTLEWTAGLLMALPLIPTLLSAQAVAGLPTGTAAGIALGVMVFRFALVVGAHVVFEKKTHGLSLGGPLLFFIEPVYLLTLVLFSLGMKQDLRARVAASA; encoded by the coding sequence ATGAGCTTCGCCGACAAGCTGCGCGTCTGGATGCCCCTGCACGAGAACGGCGTCAGCCGCGCCGTGCACTTCGTGGGGGCCTACCTCTTCACCTTCGCCCTGCTGGTGCCCCTGTGCTGGGTGCGCGTGCCCGGCACGCCGCTGACCGCCGCGCACCTGCTGGTGGCCGCGGTGGCCCTGTACGCCGTGACGCTGGAGTGGACCGCCGGCCTGCTCATGGCCCTGCCGCTCATCCCCACGCTCCTCTCCGCCCAGGCCGTGGCCGGGCTGCCCACGGGGACGGCCGCGGGTATCGCCCTGGGCGTCATGGTCTTCCGTTTCGCGCTGGTGGTGGGCGCGCACGTCGTCTTCGAGAAGAAGACCCACGGCCTGTCCCTGGGCGGCCCGCTGCTCTTCTTCATCGAGCCCGTGTACCTGCTCACCCTGGTGCTCTTCTCCCTGGGCATGAAGCAGGACCTGCGCGCGCGCGTGGCCGCCAGCGCCTGA
- a CDS encoding NAD-dependent epimerase/dehydratase family protein encodes MRILVTGATGYIGAAVVDALKRAGHQVVGLARSDDARSKLAARGVQVAQGDLKDPAGLAAVAKDVDAVLWTATANDKDVDTPAVAAVLGALQGTNKTFLYTSGVWVHGHTQGVANEDSPLNATPLVAWRPGVEQRVLNTPGVRGIVIRPGVVYGQGTGIPAMLTGSVKDSGAVTYVGTGENHWPVVFVEDLADLYVRAVEKAPSGTVLLATQGKPVKVKDIAQAASEGAGVAGKTKAWPLEEARKQFGPFADALALDQQFTSQKAEKLLGWAPKGPSLLEELRTGSYARR; translated from the coding sequence ATGAGAATCCTTGTGACGGGCGCGACGGGGTACATCGGTGCGGCGGTCGTGGACGCGCTCAAGCGCGCGGGCCACCAGGTGGTGGGGCTGGCACGGTCGGACGACGCGCGGAGCAAGCTGGCCGCCAGGGGCGTCCAGGTGGCGCAGGGCGACCTGAAGGACCCGGCGGGGCTGGCGGCCGTGGCGAAGGACGTGGACGCGGTCCTCTGGACGGCGACGGCCAACGACAAGGACGTGGACACGCCGGCCGTGGCGGCGGTGCTGGGCGCGCTCCAGGGCACGAACAAGACGTTCCTCTACACGAGCGGTGTCTGGGTGCACGGCCACACGCAGGGCGTCGCCAACGAGGACTCGCCGCTGAACGCCACGCCGCTCGTCGCGTGGCGCCCCGGCGTGGAGCAGCGCGTGCTGAACACCCCGGGCGTGCGCGGCATCGTCATCCGTCCGGGCGTCGTCTACGGGCAGGGCACCGGCATTCCCGCCATGCTCACCGGGTCCGTGAAGGACTCGGGCGCCGTCACCTACGTGGGCACGGGTGAGAACCACTGGCCGGTGGTGTTCGTGGAGGACCTGGCGGACCTCTACGTGCGCGCCGTGGAGAAGGCCCCCTCGGGCACGGTGCTCCTGGCCACGCAGGGCAAGCCCGTGAAGGTGAAGGACATTGCCCAGGCGGCGAGCGAGGGAGCGGGCGTGGCCGGCAAGACGAAGGCCTGGCCGCTGGAGGAGGCGCGCAAGCAGTTCGGCCCCTTCGCGGACGCGCTGGCGCTGGATCAGCAGTTCACGTCCCAGAAAGCGGAGAAGCTCCTTGGCTGGGCGCCCAAGGGACCGAGCCTCCTCGAGGAGCTGCGCACCGGTTCCTACGCGCGCCGCTGA